The Ignavibacteriales bacterium genome includes a window with the following:
- a CDS encoding T9SS type A sorting domain-containing protein, producing the protein MKNLLTGVFMLLLAVQYSLGQTISYTSDVKPLFDKYGCTNCHGGNGGLFVSPYASLFTTGTHTPVVVAGDTNSVLVKKIKGIAGFGSQMPLGGPVMAASDLQTIIQWIKDGAPEATTSVDELADLMSVHSFNLKQNYPNPFNPITTIEFTLAEDSKVSLKIFDVLGKEAATLVDGELKAGVVHQVTFNASNLSSGIYFYRLDTGKNYLVKKLMLMK; encoded by the coding sequence ATGAAAAATTTACTCACCGGTGTTTTCATGCTTCTGTTAGCAGTGCAATATTCGTTGGGACAAACCATTTCGTACACAAGCGACGTAAAACCGTTGTTCGATAAGTATGGCTGTACAAACTGTCATGGAGGCAATGGAGGACTCTTTGTTAGTCCCTATGCAAGTCTTTTTACGACAGGAACTCACACACCCGTCGTTGTAGCCGGTGATACGAATAGTGTGCTTGTAAAGAAGATCAAAGGCATCGCCGGTTTTGGCTCACAAATGCCGTTGGGTGGTCCGGTGATGGCGGCAAGTGATTTACAAACAATTATTCAGTGGATTAAAGACGGAGCACCCGAAGCTACAACATCAGTGGACGAACTGGCTGACCTCATGTCGGTTCATTCATTTAATTTAAAACAAAATTATCCCAATCCGTTTAACCCGATAACGACGATTGAATTTACACTCGCGGAAGACAGCAAAGTGTCCTTGAAAATATTTGATGTACTCGGAAAAGAAGCGGCGACGCTGGTGGATGGAGAACTCAAAGCAGGAGTAGTACATCAAGTCACATTCAATGCATCAAACCTTTCATCCGGCATCTATTTCTATCGTTTGGATACGGGTAAAAATTATTTAGTAAAGAAGCTGATGCTGATGAAGTGA
- a CDS encoding choice-of-anchor D domain-containing protein produces the protein MRRIITIFFLLICAFVVFTIHASAQVLIEDFTGTVGTALTSAGWTQSGATTTLPLKIVSAPDVTFTGYVSSGVGDAVLIDTTGQDDYKNFSPDSIGSVYLSFMFNVTKAATGDYFVALSSSLAQTNYYARTFIKSSGAGFVVGVSKSNETATYGTTVFSLNTTYLAVIKYTFVAADSDFISVMILPSGTDITTEPSTAEINAYQDKTKSDTKNLGYITLRQGGVASAPRLFIDGIRIGTSWANSVNGVLEPKVVIAPASIDFGKKDVGVSTTDTITVQNNSVYGTLDITSVSSSDVVFVITPTAATILPKASQKFALTYTPASAVPSSANIVFVSNDPTSPNTVAVSGSGTQAGFSMTPKSLNFGNIFKDSTKTDSIAIANASETAHLVIDSVRSNNTLFTITPTSADIDTSSTTKFAVTFNPIAKGAETGKIVFYHNAPSKQDTLTVEGNGILKEPLFSVTPTAMNLGLLVLGQSKTDSLVVTNIGYDSLIISNVALSNPADTAYTITPTTARLDINASQKFFITFKPTVNGSIPSSFVFFSNVSEVADTVKVVGIGTSSVSIAEARKDLNGDYIADHVATGDTLVCVGIITTPNMGASAGQTSYFIQDSTGGIDVFAYGLSATTYAIGDSVRVIGIVKQYKGLVELSLLVLDDAHFTILKHNAIVPAPKRLSLHQFVTNAENYEGQLIELDDLSKASGTWPAAPSNVSIYVMNASKADTMQMFLDLDANITMAEPIYPINVVGFVSQYSSSTPPNNGYEICPRDTNDITKTPPPPIIVVDGIKDDFYNTLTGPSNGYLQIRSSAYNANGAPRNDADLSAKVWTAWDTTWFYLYAEVKDDTLSGNSPNIWEEDEMEMTFDPQAKDSVRNSCWQARFTALGKATPGVIQADSLNIITDSTSKQWVRTIIPGGYAFELAMKWSAIGATEKVSVAKDSVFGMSICIHDNDGHARREATIEWAAVMADAVYQTPKYLGTVKFLADNKLQFIATNNMTPWRTNPIKYDGTDAPMSVERMDAVIPTEFSLSQNYPNPFNPSTTIEYALPHRSIVTVKIYSILGQEIATLINGEQSAGHYQTIWNASNMASGMYLLRISAQPIDGDKTSFMQVRKMSLMK, from the coding sequence ATGAGACGTATTATCACTATTTTCTTTTTGCTGATATGCGCGTTTGTGGTTTTCACTATACACGCATCGGCACAAGTATTGATTGAAGATTTTACCGGAACAGTCGGAACTGCCCTGACAAGTGCGGGGTGGACACAAAGCGGAGCAACAACGACATTACCTTTGAAGATTGTATCAGCCCCTGATGTCACATTCACAGGTTATGTGAGTTCCGGGGTTGGTGATGCAGTCTTGATTGACACAACCGGACAAGATGACTACAAGAATTTTTCACCCGACAGCATAGGTTCAGTTTATCTATCATTCATGTTTAACGTTACGAAGGCGGCGACAGGTGACTATTTTGTAGCATTATCTTCATCTTTAGCACAGACGAACTATTACGCAAGGACGTTCATAAAGTCAAGCGGTGCAGGATTTGTCGTAGGCGTAAGCAAAAGTAACGAGACTGCGACATATGGCACAACAGTATTTTCGCTCAATACGACTTATCTCGCAGTGATTAAGTACACGTTTGTTGCCGCAGATTCTGATTTCATCAGCGTTATGATTTTACCGTCCGGTACCGACATCACAACTGAACCATCGACTGCAGAAATCAATGCATATCAGGATAAAACAAAAAGTGACACGAAAAATTTGGGATATATTACGCTTCGCCAAGGCGGCGTGGCAAGCGCTCCGAGACTCTTCATTGATGGCATTCGTATAGGCACGTCCTGGGCAAACAGTGTGAATGGAGTTCTGGAACCAAAAGTTGTAATTGCTCCAGCGAGTATTGATTTCGGAAAAAAGGATGTTGGAGTAAGCACAACCGATACAATCACCGTACAAAACAACAGTGTTTATGGTACACTTGATATCACATCGGTTTCTTCGAGTGATGTTGTATTTGTTATTACGCCAACCGCTGCTACAATTTTACCCAAGGCTTCGCAAAAATTTGCGTTGACATATACACCGGCGAGTGCAGTGCCAAGTTCTGCAAATATTGTGTTCGTCAGCAATGACCCAACTTCTCCCAATACGGTAGCGGTGTCTGGTTCGGGTACACAAGCCGGTTTTTCAATGACGCCTAAGAGTCTCAACTTCGGAAACATTTTTAAAGACTCCACTAAAACGGATTCTATTGCCATTGCAAATGCCAGTGAGACTGCGCATCTTGTCATCGACTCGGTGAGATCAAACAATACTCTTTTCACCATCACGCCGACCAGTGCCGATATTGATACTTCATCCACAACGAAATTCGCAGTGACATTTAATCCAATAGCCAAAGGAGCGGAAACAGGAAAAATTGTTTTCTATCATAATGCTCCATCAAAACAAGATACTTTAACCGTCGAAGGAAATGGTATTCTCAAGGAACCGCTCTTCTCAGTTACACCGACGGCAATGAATCTTGGCCTTTTGGTTCTTGGACAATCAAAAACGGATAGTTTAGTAGTTACGAATATTGGCTATGATTCTCTTATTATTTCAAATGTTGCTCTATCAAACCCGGCAGACACGGCGTATACCATTACACCGACAACGGCGAGGTTGGATATTAATGCATCGCAGAAATTTTTCATCACCTTTAAACCAACTGTGAACGGATCAATACCGTCTTCCTTCGTTTTTTTCAGCAATGTGTCTGAAGTTGCAGATACAGTGAAGGTAGTCGGAATTGGTACCTCTTCTGTATCAATCGCCGAAGCAAGAAAAGATCTTAATGGCGACTATATTGCCGATCATGTTGCCACCGGCGATACGTTAGTGTGTGTAGGCATCATCACAACTCCCAATATGGGAGCCTCTGCCGGCCAGACTTCCTATTTTATTCAGGATTCGACAGGAGGTATCGATGTATTTGCCTATGGATTATCAGCAACAACCTACGCGATTGGTGATTCTGTCAGAGTCATCGGAATAGTGAAGCAGTACAAGGGCTTGGTTGAGCTTTCTCTACTCGTACTAGACGATGCTCATTTCACAATACTGAAGCATAATGCCATTGTCCCTGCTCCGAAACGATTGTCGCTTCATCAATTTGTAACGAATGCCGAGAATTATGAAGGACAGTTGATTGAACTTGATGATCTTTCCAAGGCAAGCGGTACATGGCCTGCCGCACCTTCGAATGTGAGTATATACGTTATGAATGCAAGTAAAGCGGACACTATGCAAATGTTCCTTGATCTTGACGCGAACATTACTATGGCAGAGCCAATCTACCCGATTAATGTTGTCGGTTTTGTGAGTCAATACTCATCAAGCACACCACCGAACAATGGCTATGAAATCTGTCCGCGCGATACAAACGACATTACAAAGACACCTCCTCCGCCAATTATTGTCGTAGATGGAATAAAGGACGATTTCTATAATACTTTGACTGGTCCTTCTAACGGGTACCTCCAGATTAGATCAAGTGCCTACAATGCAAACGGTGCGCCGAGGAACGATGCTGATCTATCAGCGAAGGTTTGGACAGCATGGGATACAACATGGTTCTATCTGTATGCAGAAGTGAAAGATGATACACTCTCCGGCAATTCCCCAAACATATGGGAAGAAGATGAAATGGAAATGACGTTCGATCCTCAAGCAAAAGATAGTGTCAGAAATTCGTGTTGGCAGGCCCGTTTTACCGCATTAGGCAAGGCAACTCCTGGCGTAATTCAAGCGGATAGTTTGAATATTATTACAGATTCGACATCAAAGCAATGGGTTCGAACAATCATCCCTGGTGGTTACGCATTTGAGCTTGCAATGAAATGGTCAGCCATTGGCGCCACTGAAAAGGTCTCTGTTGCAAAAGACAGTGTTTTCGGTATGTCGATCTGTATTCATGACAACGATGGCCACGCGCGTCGTGAGGCAACCATTGAATGGGCTGCAGTTATGGCGGATGCAGTGTACCAAACGCCGAAGTACCTCGGCACGGTCAAGTTTTTAGCAGATAATAAACTACAATTTATTGCAACAAATAATATGACTCCGTGGAGAACCAACCCGATTAAGTACGACGGCACCGATGCACCTATGTCGGTTGAGAGAATGGATGCTGTGATTCCGACAGAGTTCAGTTTGAGTCAGAACTATCCGAATCCATTCAACCCGTCTACAACAATTGAATATGCGCTGCCGCATCGCAGCATTGTGACCGTAAAGATTTATTCGATTCTAGGTCAGGAAATTGCCACGTTGATCAACGGCGAGCAGAGTGCAGGGCATTACCAAACCATCTGGAACGCTTCGAATATGGCCAGTGGAATGTATCTCTTGCGTATTTCGGCCCAACCAATCGATGGTGACAAAACATCCTTCATGCAGGTACGGAAGATGTCATTAATGAAATGA
- a CDS encoding YceI family protein — protein MSKLSMIIFLSFGIYIGAHAQPKWAEVIKDESSVTYHLSHLLHTIEAVSKDVIYRIEIDALKKEIKSVSAQVDVTTFDSGNSNRDSHAMEVIDAITYPNATFSSTSIIQRGDSLTVAGQLTFHGITKDVVLLGVTKWSQNKLEVQGGFAISLTAFQVERPSLLMVPVKDELQFALKASFVL, from the coding sequence ATGTCAAAACTTTCTATGATAATATTTTTATCATTTGGAATTTACATTGGTGCACACGCACAACCCAAATGGGCGGAGGTTATCAAAGACGAATCTTCGGTCACGTATCATCTCTCTCATCTACTGCATACCATAGAAGCTGTCAGTAAAGATGTGATATATCGGATTGAAATCGATGCATTGAAGAAAGAAATAAAATCCGTTTCGGCTCAGGTGGATGTCACCACGTTCGATAGTGGTAATTCAAACCGGGATTCACACGCCATGGAAGTTATCGATGCTATCACGTATCCAAATGCTACATTCTCTAGTACATCGATTATACAGCGAGGTGACAGCCTTACCGTTGCAGGTCAGCTCACATTCCATGGTATTACGAAAGATGTTGTCCTCTTGGGAGTAACAAAATGGTCGCAGAATAAACTCGAAGTACAAGGAGGATTTGCAATAAGCCTCACTGCTTTTCAAGTCGAACGGCCTTCCTTGTTGATGGTTCCGGTCAAGGACGAATTGCAGTTTGCATTGAAAGCATCATTCGTATTGTAA
- a CDS encoding dihydrolipoamide acetyltransferase family protein → MATKILMPKLSDTMNEGIILKWLKKEGEKVKQGETLVEIESDKADMELEAYDSGVLRKILVPDGGKAGIGAPIGIIANANEDITGLLSETPSISQQPTNLEATKKEAPTTLSSSPSQLNTLSSVTNGHLKASPLAKRLAIENKIELRSLTGSGPQGRIVKRDIEPLVGGMKTISAKVPSPIIPGGYRDIELSLIRKTIAKRMQESKQTVPHFYVTVEIDMEPAMSFREQLNAATETKISFTDILVKAIASTLMQHPNMNATYLGNTMRQFGEAHIAVAVALDEGLVTPVLRNCEQKTVFQINSELHDLAERARSRKLKPEEYQGATFTISNLGMFGVEDFVAIVNPPEGAILAVGSIVEKPVVKKGQIVVGHTMKVTLSSDHRIIDGAVAARFLHDLKILVEKPIALML, encoded by the coding sequence ATGGCTACTAAAATCTTGATGCCAAAATTAAGCGATACGATGAATGAAGGAATCATTCTCAAATGGCTTAAGAAGGAAGGCGAAAAAGTTAAGCAAGGAGAAACGCTTGTTGAGATTGAATCTGATAAAGCAGATATGGAATTGGAAGCGTATGATTCCGGTGTGTTACGCAAAATTCTAGTTCCTGATGGAGGTAAAGCAGGTATCGGCGCTCCTATTGGCATCATCGCCAATGCAAATGAAGATATTACCGGATTATTGAGTGAAACCCCTTCAATTTCGCAGCAGCCGACGAACCTCGAAGCAACAAAGAAAGAAGCGCCGACGACACTATCTTCTTCACCTTCCCAGTTAAACACGCTTTCCAGTGTAACGAACGGACACCTGAAAGCATCCCCGCTCGCAAAACGGCTTGCCATAGAAAACAAAATTGAACTTCGTTCTCTTACCGGAAGCGGACCGCAAGGCCGTATCGTCAAACGGGATATTGAACCTCTTGTTGGCGGAATGAAAACAATATCTGCCAAAGTTCCATCTCCGATTATTCCCGGCGGTTATCGCGATATAGAACTTTCGCTCATCAGAAAAACGATTGCAAAACGAATGCAGGAAAGCAAACAAACAGTACCGCACTTCTACGTCACGGTAGAGATCGATATGGAACCGGCGATGTCTTTCCGTGAACAACTGAACGCCGCGACTGAAACCAAAATCAGCTTTACTGACATTCTCGTAAAAGCTATTGCGAGCACATTGATGCAGCATCCCAACATGAACGCTACATATTTAGGAAATACGATGCGCCAGTTTGGCGAAGCGCATATTGCCGTGGCTGTCGCACTTGACGAGGGTTTGGTAACTCCTGTACTGAGGAATTGCGAGCAGAAAACTGTTTTTCAGATCAATTCAGAATTACATGACCTCGCAGAACGCGCACGCAGCCGCAAACTAAAACCGGAAGAATATCAAGGCGCCACATTTACCATAAGCAACCTTGGAATGTTCGGCGTTGAAGATTTTGTTGCCATCGTCAATCCACCTGAAGGCGCCATTCTTGCTGTCGGTTCTATTGTTGAAAAGCCCGTCGTCAAAAAAGGACAGATTGTTGTCGGGCACACAATGAAGGTAACGCTTTCCTCTGATCATCGCATCATTGATGGAGCCGTCGCTGCGCGGTTCTTGCACGATCTTAAAATTCTGGTAGAAAAACCGATCGCATTGATGTTGTAA
- a CDS encoding pyruvate dehydrogenase complex E1 component subunit beta codes for MPVVSYREALNQAMDEEMARDERVFLMGEEVAQYNGAYKVSQGLLAKYGPKRIIDTPIAEAGFTGIGIGSAMVGLRPIVEFMSWNFSLIAFDQIVNNAAKMFSMSGGNFNVPIVFRGPGGAAHNLAATHSQALESLYAHFPGLKVVMPSTPRDAKGLLKTAIRDNNPVIFIESEVMYGEKGEIPDGEYTIPFGVGDIVREGKDVTIVSWSKILQHIATKAVNRLAEENISVELIDPRTIKPMDWELIFNSVKKTNRLVIVEEGWPFAGVGAQISHEVSNQCFDYLDAPIERVTQEDVPLPYAHNLEVASLPNIQKVIRAVRKVMYLD; via the coding sequence ATGCCTGTTGTAAGTTATCGTGAAGCATTAAACCAAGCAATGGATGAAGAAATGGCGCGTGACGAACGCGTGTTTCTCATGGGTGAAGAAGTTGCGCAGTACAACGGCGCATACAAAGTCAGCCAGGGATTGCTTGCGAAGTACGGGCCAAAGCGGATAATAGATACGCCGATAGCAGAAGCAGGATTTACCGGCATCGGCATCGGTTCTGCAATGGTCGGCCTTCGCCCCATTGTTGAGTTTATGTCCTGGAATTTTTCTCTAATCGCCTTTGATCAAATCGTCAATAATGCTGCTAAAATGTTTTCCATGTCCGGCGGAAATTTTAATGTACCGATTGTTTTTCGTGGTCCCGGCGGTGCTGCACATAATCTCGCAGCAACTCACTCACAGGCGCTGGAATCCCTCTATGCACACTTTCCCGGACTGAAGGTTGTTATGCCTTCGACTCCGCGAGATGCAAAGGGATTATTGAAGACTGCTATTCGAGACAATAATCCTGTCATCTTCATCGAGAGCGAAGTAATGTACGGTGAGAAAGGTGAAATTCCGGATGGTGAATATACAATTCCATTTGGAGTTGGAGATATTGTACGAGAAGGAAAAGATGTGACTATCGTTTCTTGGTCAAAAATCCTCCAGCATATCGCAACGAAAGCCGTCAACCGGCTGGCTGAAGAAAATATCAGTGTCGAACTCATTGATCCTCGTACAATAAAACCGATGGATTGGGAATTAATATTCAATTCAGTGAAGAAAACAAATCGGCTAGTGATTGTAGAAGAAGGCTGGCCGTTTGCTGGAGTCGGTGCACAAATATCGCACGAGGTGAGCAACCAATGTTTCGATTATCTCGATGCACCAATTGAGCGCGTTACGCAGGAAGATGTTCCTCTCCCCTATGCACATAATCTTGAAGTAGCTTCACTGCCGAATATTCAGAAAGTAATCCGTGCAGTGCGCAAAGTAATGTATCTTGATTAA
- a CDS encoding Rieske (2Fe-2S) protein, translated as MDRKEFLTTVGIGAVAAICTSCLAACKPLDNPTSPPTNLDFTLNLADPANSALKTNGGYIYKDNIIVARISDGSYVALSSVCTHQGGTVAYEIGANRFHCPNHGSNFATDGSVINGPAGSPLVTYKTSLLDATSLRVFS; from the coding sequence ATGGATAGAAAAGAATTCTTGACAACAGTAGGAATTGGCGCGGTAGCAGCAATATGCACTTCTTGCCTCGCTGCTTGTAAGCCTCTCGATAATCCTACAAGCCCACCGACAAATCTCGACTTTACTCTGAATCTGGCGGATCCAGCAAATAGTGCTTTGAAAACAAATGGCGGATATATTTATAAAGATAATATCATCGTGGCGCGGATTTCAGATGGATCATATGTGGCGCTCAGTTCCGTTTGCACACATCAAGGAGGCACTGTTGCATACGAGATTGGAGCAAATAGATTCCATTGCCCAAATCATGGCTCCAATTTTGCGACAGACGGTTCTGTCATTAATGGACCGGCAGGCAGTCCGTTGGTGACTTATAAAACATCTCTTCTTGATGCAACATCATTAAGAGTATTTTCCTAG
- the pdhA gene encoding pyruvate dehydrogenase (acetyl-transferring) E1 component subunit alpha yields the protein MNILQSEMNPIKSKIRRQNDLLGLSTEILLKWYDEMLLIRRFEEKCAQLYGMGKIGGFCHLYNGQEAIATGSIGAINSDDYVITAYRDHGLAISKGLDPRRILAELLGKSTGTTKGKGGSMHLFSREKNFLGGHAIVGGHIPLAAGAAFASKYRDEKRVCLCFMGDGATNIGEFHEALNLAALWKLPVIYIIENNKYGMGTAVDRASAVDELHLKAAAYNMRNQVIEEGHNVLKVYQSVQAAVDHARKTYEPSLLEVQTFRYRGHSMSDPIHGHYRTKEEVEAQKKLDPITMFMDILTDADLASEAYFDSAEERIKIIVDDCVAFTENSPEPPLKELYTDVYAE from the coding sequence ATGAATATTCTTCAGTCTGAAATGAACCCTATAAAATCGAAAATACGTAGGCAAAATGACCTTCTCGGTCTCTCAACAGAAATTCTCCTCAAGTGGTACGACGAGATGCTTCTCATTCGCCGCTTCGAGGAGAAGTGCGCTCAATTGTATGGTATGGGCAAGATTGGCGGTTTTTGCCATCTCTACAATGGACAGGAAGCAATTGCAACAGGTTCCATTGGTGCGATTAATTCAGACGATTACGTCATTACCGCCTATCGCGATCACGGATTAGCGATTTCCAAGGGGCTCGACCCACGTCGCATTCTTGCAGAACTTCTCGGCAAGAGCACCGGCACAACTAAAGGAAAAGGCGGTTCGATGCATTTGTTCAGCCGCGAAAAGAATTTTCTTGGCGGACACGCCATCGTTGGCGGTCACATTCCGTTAGCAGCGGGCGCTGCGTTTGCAAGTAAGTATCGTGATGAAAAACGTGTTTGCTTGTGCTTTATGGGAGATGGTGCAACGAACATTGGCGAGTTTCACGAAGCTCTCAACCTTGCAGCTCTCTGGAAACTTCCCGTCATCTATATCATCGAAAATAATAAGTACGGGATGGGAACTGCCGTTGATCGTGCCTCCGCTGTCGATGAGCTTCATCTGAAAGCGGCTGCATATAACATGCGCAATCAAGTAATTGAAGAAGGCCATAACGTACTAAAAGTCTATCAATCTGTTCAAGCGGCAGTTGATCATGCCCGTAAGACGTATGAACCAAGTTTGCTTGAAGTGCAAACGTTCCGTTACCGTGGTCATTCCATGTCAGATCCGATTCATGGCCATTATCGCACGAAGGAAGAAGTCGAAGCCCAGAAGAAATTGGACCCGATAACAATGTTTATGGACATTCTCACTGATGCCGATCTTGCCTCAGAAGCGTATTTCGATTCAGCAGAAGAACGGATAAAAATAATAGTGGATGACTGCGTTGCATTCACGGAGAATAGTCCGGAACCGCCGCTTAAAGAGCTTTATACAGATGTCTATGCTGAGTAA